The Nothobranchius furzeri strain GRZ-AD chromosome 17, NfurGRZ-RIMD1, whole genome shotgun sequence nucleotide sequence cgttcctgaaaaaaaaaaaccctcttggccttaggaatccacagaagacaaaagggattcttcagacaaGGAGCGTCGTTCCTGCCTAAGCTCTTGGCGAGGGCAGAACCCCCTGTTTGGCTGGTTTGGCCCAAGTACCCGAAGCAAACATTCGAATGTAAATAagcacctcaagcagaaaggagtagaaaggaattcctgcaacccTTTGGAGCGAGGTAACTCTGTTAGATAACCAGTTTTTACctatcaaccccccccccccccccccccccgttcaaACAGAGTTCACCTTAAATAATGACAACAATGAAGAATAACACAATCTGAGTtgataacaagaacatcaaacaACAATGGTTACAGAAACCGTAATTTACATCGTTGAAGTCATAATGAAACCAACTTCATCAGGCAATATATTCATCTTCTGCAAGCTCCTCTTTTTGTCTCAGGAGAGTGTATTGAACTAAGACATTCGTCATCAGTTTGCTTACCATATTCTTCACACACGGGAGCACACAGCCTAAAACTAAGCAAATCATGACCAGGATAACAATAACAGGTGCGAGAAACTTTAACACGAGCTGATACCAGTTACCAGATACCAGCTAACTCGTAAAACTCCAGGATCCGCCAGTCGATTCGTTGGATTTCAGGAAGTAGCTAGAGGGGGAAAGTTAATGTAAAATGTTAATGTACGCAGCTCTAACTGTGGCAGAGCTGAggtcaaagggcttgtccgtggactggaCACTGTAGTTTGAGTAAAATAATGCCTTCGTCAGGATGGTGTTGCACTTTCGCCGAGATGAAGCAGAAAGGGCAAAAGgtcatcacagacccagactctctTACTTCAGCTCGAATGTTCTCGTAGGGACGCCCGTCCTCATGCGACGTGAGGCGGGGGCAGGGAGCCAATCTGCACTTTGGGCCACACCAGTTGTgtggcaggagagagagccaatctGAGCAAAAGATGTGTGCGTCAGCAGCTTTGATGATGTTACAGCAACGCGGGATCCTGTGACGGTGGGGACGGTGAGGGGATGTCTCTTTGGACAAggagccatgaaaccagacgggagatttggggtactggatcTTGACATCGTTAGAGGCAGGTCGCAGCGTTTCCTCccaactgctgctgtttcctctcgTTCCATCAGATGCTGAGGGGCGGTTTCAGGGCAAAGTGTGATCCCCAAACATCAGCAGCGACATGGTGGATGGGCCCTGCAAGCTTAAGGCTGACCGTTTACTTACCTGCCGTCCTCGGCGCGCCTGCATGAGGATGGTCAGTCGTAGTGGccctctcagcagtatgcagcagCGGGAGGGGTAAGATGAGTGACCTTGATGCCTCATCTTGGTAGAAGCACGTGCATCCCCAATCTCCTTGGTTCCACGGTCTGTGGCGAGAAAGCACACAAGCATCTGCAAGTTCACtgtggctttttgacatcttcagCAACAACCATCCGATATACTTTTTGACCAGTCCAGTTTGGACCCCCAATGGGGCCGACATTTACTAGAAATTTACCATCGCAGTCCACCCGGTATCCTCCTAAGCTAGAATCAAGACCACACACATGTGAGGTCAGCATACAAACAAAATACTGAGATGGACAGGAAATGCCCTGAGACATCCTTTTATGAGTTAAAAAGAACCATGAAATATAAACAAAAACCTCGCATTGCGTTCCCCCTGAACGTAAACGTTTGAACagcaaaacataaaataataaatataaacaCAATGCCATGTCAAAAAGACCTGAGTAAGGCAACCCATTAGTGAGCTAGCATTATGGCTCAGCTCAACCCAGGATCTATGATGTACTCAACTGCCCTACACCATTAATTAGCATAACCCATCAATGGTTGACAAGACTCATTTAACAGGAAGTGTCTAAGGTTTAGGAAAGGTCAGAACACCTTTTTGTACAAACAGCAAGTCAAATTATTAAGGCTAGAAATCCCAACTGGGAGAAGAGTCTGCTTATGGCAGGAAaccaagaaacaaaaacaaaatcacaagtcaGAATGTCCTTAATTGTTTAAAGATCAGGCGACTTAAAGTCAAAACAATACATGTAAGCACCAATCACAGGTTCACATATATCGGCCTAGGACCGCACAAACTCGAACAACATGATGTAGTCATAACATAAAACCCTGAGTTACGAAAACCGTCTCAGCAAAAGAAAAGGACAGAGGTTGAACCATGAACCTCGGAGGACATCTGCTGTCTTGAACCACTGCGTTTGCTTCAGAGTGGACAAAAGGCCgaaataacaaagaaaaacctaGCTCTCAATAACCCTTGAACCATCATGTACCTAACCCTGGCTAATCCAAAACAAGCAAAAGGTTACACGAAAATGGCAGTCCACTCTTACCGGTGCAGTGCTAAAACACAATTCTCACCAAGCAAAACTAATAATCAGAAGTTAGTTGAGGATATTAATGGCTTGTTGGTATAAAACATGCATGCACTGCATTGTGCAGAATTCTATCCCCAAAGAAAATAacccaataaaataaaactgcataATTAAAACAATAATACAGAATATGGTGACATTAGCTTAAATTTGGGGATAGGCCACAAAccaaagaatatatatatatatatatatatctcaaatGGTCCCACTGGAAAATTTAACAATAAGTCTCATAAAATCAGCTCGttcttaaaaacaaaaaacaaatgaaaaatgttaaaattaaacCACATCTACTTAATTAGTTGAAACGATAAAATAAACCAGGTTGAAATATTTGGTTTGGGGGTGTTTAGACTGTCAATGTAAACATGGGACTGAGAACCTTCATGAGCTGAGCTAAAGTTTGCATTCCAGAAAGGAACAGCCTACCACGCGTGAAATAGAGACCATCTTGagtcaaagttgtatttttaacCTTAGTCCAGTAGTAAAAACCAGATTAGCCACCTCACAGCTAACCCATTCCCTCAGAAAACAGAGTCTGGTAAAACCAGAGTTGTGTCAGAATGAATACACCCTATTTTAAATTTACAAAGGCGGTTTCAGTTAAAGGGGTAAAAGAGTTTGTCATTCAAGAAATGGCAGTAAGGCACTTTCTTTACAGTTCTTCACCATATTGAGCAGAAGCTATTTATGATGCTGTTTACAAAGTCTTAAACATAAGAAGAATAATTGTATAATAATCTGTAATAATTATGTTAAAATAATAAATTGCAGGGATCTAGTTTAagttcatcctcctcctcatccgtcAACACCACAAAGTCAGTTTGTCACTTCAAAGGTTTAACAGCAGTCACACACTGGAGTGGAACAATCATGGAGACAACAGCAATCTTCAGTCGCACGAACAGCCCTCATGCCATCTTTTATGGGGACAATagagatttttagcactgacatgAGATCTCTGCCCAGAAGATTTAAAGGGCAGACTGGTGCTCTGACCAGAGGAATTCTTTTTCCCATTCCTGTCACCGGATCATCCACCAAAGCAGGTTCAGACAAGGACAAGCGAGTGGTAGATCCATCAGCAGACTTAACCAGTATGCTGTTCTGAGACCTGGGTAGTTTCACACTGGAAGAGATGACAGGTCGAAGTGCGCCAGAATCACACAGGAACTCCACACTCTGTCCTTCAACTTTAAGTGTTATTAAAGGTTTTTCTTTCAGGACATTAAGCAGTTCCCAAGCTTCACAACAATCAACCACATCATTTTCTTCCTTCCAGGTATCAGAACCTAATGATAGTCATCCCTTCGCTCCTGTCTGAATCGGGTGTGACCCGGTTGGTGATTGACAGGCTCACGGCTAGGTCGGCTCCTCTGTGTTTGGAGACCCCTGCCTCTTTTGGGACCCTTATTGGGCTTTCTGTTTCTGGGCCATCTGTTGCTGTCTTTAATTGTTCTCCCTTAGCCAGCGTCTTCTTGCCAGTGGCTGATGCAACTTTAACGTTGCACATATCAACTAAGTTATGCCATTGTCGACCTTTTAATGTTCCAACAACTTTTCTATTTCTTCTGCCATTCCTCCATAAATTTTAAACTATCTGGGTGTTTACGGGACATAAATCTGATACCTCCCACCAGCTTGTCTTTAGAAGCGGTATTCCCCATTCTATCCAAGTCGTGTTGTTTACTGGTTTAGTGAAACAGACTGGGGGCACGCCAAGGACTTCTAATGCAACAATAGTCAGAAATATAATTAAACTGCAGACAAGGGCATACGTTCAAATGACTTTTTCAGATAACATTTGGCAGCCACTGAAGCAATTCACCACTTCTCCGTTtctgtcttacacacacacacacacactcacacacacacctgaacacaCCATCCCAGAACGTTAGTCAAACAATCTTGTTTCCTTTTTCCAGCACCTCCAAATTCATagtttctcatacatgcacagagcagagacacagacagacagacagacagaacgacagacagatagacacacagatagacagacagatagacagatagacagacagacagacagacagacagacacagacagacagacagacagacagacagacagacagacagatagacagacagacagacagacagacagattaacagacatacagacagacagatagacacacagacagacagacagacagacagacagacagacagacagatagacagacagacagacagacagacagacagacagacagacagacagatacagacagacagacagacagacagacagacagacagacagacagacagatacagacagacagacagacagacagacagatagacagacagacagatagacacacagacagacacacagacagacagacagatagacagacagatagacagatagacagacagacagacagacagacacagacagacagacagacagacagatagacagacagacagatagacacacagacagacagacagatagacagacagacagacagatagacagacatacagacagacagatagacagacatacagacagacagatagacacacagacagacagacagatagacacacagatagacagacagatagacagatagacagacagacagacagacacagacagacagacagacagacagacagatagacagatagacagacatacagacagacagatagacacacagacatacagacagatagacagatagacagacatacagacagacagatagacacacagacagacagacagatagacagatagacagacatacagacagacagatagacacacagacagacagacagatagacagatagacagacagacagacagacacagacagatagacagatagacagatagacagacagacagacagacagacagacacagacagacagacagacagacagattaacagacatacagacagacagatagacacacagaaagacagacagacagacagacagacagacagacagatagacagacagacagacagacagacagacacagacagacagacagacagacagacagacagatacagacagacagacagacagatagacagacagacagatagacagacagacagatagacacacagacagacagacagatagacagacagatagacagatagacagacagacagacagacagacagacagacacagacagatagacagacagacagatagacacacagacagatagacagacagacagacagatagacagacatacagacagacagatagacacacagacagacagacagatagacacacagatagacagacagatagacagatagacagacagacagacagacacagacagacagacagacagacagacagatagacagatagacagacatacagacagacagatagacacacagatagacagacagatagacagatagacagacagacagacagacacagacagacagacagacagacagatagacagatagacagacatacagacagacagatagacacacagacagacagacagatagacagatagacagacagacagacagacacagacagacagatagacagacagacagacagacagacagacagacacagacagacagacagacacagacagacagacagacagacagacagacacagacagacagacagacacagacagacagacagacagacagacagacacagacagacagacagacacagacagacagacagacagacagatagacagatagacagacagatagacagacagatagacaggcagacagacagacagaaccggCTCAAAGCTTCAGAACTGTAGCTACACAATCACACTTAGAACAGAACCTGCaggattcacacacactcaaaattcctgctcccgccaggggtatcctgctgttgtgtccttgggcaagacacttcacccaacttgcctgtgttagtggtggtcagaggggcagatggcgccaaatggcagcctcgcctctgtcagacctccccagggcggctgtggctacaagtagcttaccatcactagcagtgtgtgaacgtgagagtgtgtgaaagcgtctctgagtgtctagaaaagcgctatataagttcaatgcattattattattattattattattattattattattattattattataaaagtgttagtttttacgtaaacaattggatgaaattacacaaactgactgagctctagttgaggctcttgcaatagtttgtgtgtgtgtgtgtgtgtgtgtgtgtgtgtgtgtgtgtgtgtgtgtgtgtgtgtgtgtgtgtgtgtgtgtgtgtgtgtgtgtgtgtgtgtgtgtttggggcagggtacattggaactttgtgccccccagtttgaaaatcctacctGCGCCCctgtctatggtcacgagctttgggtagtgacagaaagaacgagatcacggatacaagcggcagaaatgagttttctccgaagagtggctgggctctcccttagagatagggtgagaagctcggtcatccgggaggggctcggagtagagccgctgctcctccacatcgagaggagccagttgaggtggctctagcatctggtcagaatgcctcctggatgcctccctggtgaggttttccgggcacgtccaaccgggaggagacctaaaggtagacccaggacacggtggagggactatgtctctcacctggccagggaacgccttgggattcccccggaggagctggcccaagtggctggggagagggaagtctgggcctctctgctttggctattgcccccgtgacccgactccggataagcggatgaaaatggaaggATGGAGTTTTATGAAATATTactttttattgaacatttttctattttattgacaatttattaaaagcaGCCCCCTACAAAATGTTACACTGTTTTAGAAATGGGACATTCCCCATACGGACAGAAACAGGACTCAGACATCTGTGATGTGACTTTAATTATCATAGTAATAAATAAATGATCATTAATGACAACATTGTTAATCTCCATCGTTTGTCCTCCTAACGATGGTTATGTAAGTCTTGTTCATCCATTTCTGTTTAAGTGTGTCGAGAAACAGCACATAAACAAGCTACAGTGATCAACTCGAACTCCACAGAGTAGCCCGCTGAAGGGAAGCAGCTGGGGTTCTTTTTTAGGACAGGCATCCTCAAGGTGACAGGGATGGTCTCCAGGCCAAAGGTGTTGTCCACTCCACTGCAGGAGCGGCTGCTGTGGCAGCTGGCTTCATGGATCACCGGGGGAACCCGGTTCAAGTCAATGTTCTCCCTGTCGACAGGTAAGGAACAAGTAGAGAACATTTATTTAGTTGAAAGATCAAAATCAGCTCATAGGAATTTCTTTTCTCAATGATGAGCAAATGAATAAAAACCGATGAGTTTAGAGAACCAGATTCATCTCTGCAGATCAGACTGTTCAGGTGGGCCTACAGCGACTCTTCAGAAGGTCAACAGCTACAGTTTCTAAAAAGCCTTCATGGTTTACACGTCATGTCTTTGTCAGCCAGAATATGTTACTGCATCTAAAAAAAACAGCCCTCTGCAGaggagaggtcagaggtcatgagccAACTTTGGGACATCTCAGTGGTACAGTGTAAATATAAATATTCCATtatatggacacacacacacacacacacacacacacacagctcagtggcctagtggtagagtgtccgccctgagatcagggttcgattcctggtcgggtcataccaaagactgaacaaatgggacccagtgcctccctgcttgataccCAGCATTAAGGGCTTGGATTGGAAgggtaaaccaccaaatggttccccaaatgcggagaacaaattttgcacacacatcagtgagtttgacaactaatgggactaacTTTAACACACACAGAGAGCATAATCTAGAGCAAATAAAAACAACTTTAAAAGATGTCTGTAGAACTATTGATCCCAATGATTGGTCCAGTGTTGGCAGAAAAGTCCAAATGTCATTGTCCAGGGAAGCACACTTCCTACTGCATACGACAATAAAGCTTTGAATATTTGAGTTGTAGATCTTAGAAGTCAGCATTTAAATGAAGAGTTAATCCGCATCACAGATCAGCTCCGGATGTTAGCGTCTCTGATAAACTCACACGTAGCTCCAGGTAGCGATGCTGCGCTCGTTGATGTGGCTGGGCAGGTTGACCAGCTGGCTGTGGTAATCCTGCAGGTTATATGTGCAGAATGTTTCATCAACACACTGACTCCCCAGGGGCCGGGCCACGCTCAGGTGAGAGGTCAGCAGGTACAGCAGGAAGGCACGCAGCAGCTGCACACATCCCATAACCAGCATCACAGTCGTGTTGAGGACATCTGCTTACCTGAGGCTGAAATCCCCGTTTGGCCAATCACCACCACCCTCTGCCTTGCCTTACTTCAGATGGGACTTGAAAGATGATGCATATGGTAATGGTGCAGCTACACCCTTTTATGTGACTTAATTTTAGGAACAATGAAAATATTTAGGGAGTGTGTGGTTGTGTGATGTGTCCACAGCATAAATGTATTTAATGACAAAGGGGAATAAACATCTATCCCAGTGGTCTCCTGTGCTGCTTACGGCCTAGGAGATTACAGGTGGAACAGTAAaaactagaatctggtgcaaaagtccattaatgTCAGCAAtccactgagagaccatctagagcaggcgtgtcaaactcaaactcacacggggccgaaatgaaactctgggacggagtcgagggccaaacttaatattttttgaaaaagtgacggcaaatttgcatattttcttcatcaacatatatgcaattttgaacctttaaatttggaaacaaacatatttgtgcattaacactgaatgtggaataaccgaatgacacacgagcaagtcagttttaaataaaaggcatcagtggtattcattacttgtggtataatcagcattttataaatctattcaggatttatgttttcttgtttattcatttttcttattgtttattctccttttttctcctgtaatacgtgtcatcgctgctgtgacgtctagctttccccactgaggaacaataaagggattttctattctattcatctatctgcagcctttccacttcctgtttactgtaggttaaatcttttctcacgggccaacaacaaaataaaatatcattttatcttaaatgaaaatgcaacatctcacctgttaactttcatgttttggagcagaaaaagagcatcaaaccaacatatttaaagctcagtttgctccactggtttactgtgatgctcacctgttccagccagatacctgcatcatggggttgatctgagctgaggaggagactcctgttgttttgttcatcttcatcataataatgacaacattagatgacaacaggtgctcacataggtttgtgctgatgaacatgtctgagcagcttgaccacgttgttgtgtgtcggggaggaaacacaaccacagagtcgtgctggtttgagcgtgtcgctgctcgctggagttatatcagctctgtctggacgttagtaggaaaactttctctttcagtcgtgaacacattactgagcggctagaatctccgtttctgggcttcaacgtcagaaaacagctgagtgaactcggcgctgagtgagaggagtgtagtttgtccgagacagcggagctgcagacacccggcagcaggcgctggaaaaaacacaaaggagggggcgcgtcggctccgcgctgacgccgcaaagcatcatgggagttgtagtctttgcggtaaaatcagccagcgggtcatttttgatatttatctcgcgggccacttaAAAAcgattgtgtctgacacatgggctgtaaaggctcaggaaccctctgcaggtgttctggattcatccgCTGATCAGAGTGGGACACTGAGTCTAGAATACTGAACCTTTTCACCatattctgattgtctgagatGTGGGTTTTCAtccgctgtaagccataatcatcacagagATAAAGGCGGAAACATCTGGATTCGCATGAATGAGTCCGTCTCATAGATTAGAATCTCCTTTTAGGTTGGATTAGTGACAACGTCCAGCTTCACTTGCTCACAATAATCTTAGATTATAAATGAACCGCCTTTTCAAGAAAGAGTAGTTTTACAAAGCATCCCTCACCATTAGGCACTACTTTAATTTCAGCATCACATGTTCATCTAGGGTGGAGGTTTTTCAGCTGAGTCCTGAGCCCAAACCACTGGACAGGACCTGGAGGCTGTCCTCCTCTGGCTCATGGGCTTCAGCTCCAACCCAGACAGGTCGGAGGTTCTCCGTCCTCTAAGGAGCAATAGTAAGAATCAAGGCTATAGAATTTAAGATACCGTACCGATTTATTTATAAAGGCCTTTACACACGTTGGTGCTGTACAGAGAGAAAAACTACAGAACACGTTCAGATAAAACATCATAACAactatgaataaataataaaatattacACGTAGTATAAAAACAGAGAAATTAAGCATGCAGTAAACTTAAACCCAGCTGCAAAACAAGAAGTTCAAAGCTAGAATAAGTCTGTCTGAtgcttttaaattgtttagagatGGGCAGCGAGAAGTTTAGGTGTTTGTTCTGGTCCTGATGCTGACACCGCAGCTCTCCCTACTCTAACAGATGCTCTAATTAAGCCCCGAGATTACATTTCTTGTGTTAAACAGACCAAACATGAGTCTGAGGAGCTAATGTCAGAGTGATGAGGAGATGTTGTCAAGCAGCTATGTTTACCATCAAGGTAAGTTTCCTACCTGGAGATGTTCCATGGCTTAAGATGTTTGGAGCTTCTCTTTGGGATGCTGGTCGTCTTCGGTGGGTTCTGATGTTGGAGCCCAGTCTGCAGTCTCACTGCATCTATTTGCTGTTTTCTCTTTGGGTTGGCTTGAAGCCCACAGCTGTCTGGACTGGTGAAGCAACTGGAGTTGGACTGGCTTTTATGTGCTTGATGGAGGTTAGGGACGAGGATGACTACGTACCAGTCAGCATCAAAACCATTGTTCTGCCCATTAACATTTAGCCTTGAGAGCGGGGCCTCTCATTAGCAAGACAGGATGAGTCCGGGTAACTGATGAAAGCACTTGATTACCTGAAAAAGCTTCTGGACTGTTCCACTCATCAGCTGTTTGTCCTTCTGTCCATGTCCCTCTGACTCATTAGCTTAAAGTTTTACAAAAGAATACGAATGAAGTCACTTGATGCGAGTACTTCTACATATGGTTATGCTTCAAACGTTTCCTTTTATAACGTGATCATCACCGTCCCTTTTACAGAAAGACATGTCCAACCAGGGCATGCAGCAGGTTCTGAAACCAGTTCAAACCTAACAACCACTGTAGCCTGGTGGCGCAGCAACGTGTAAAGTGGTCACATGGCAGTAactgtgtttaagctgatggacgCGACTTGTTCACAGCACAAAGGAACACCCCTCGTGTTGTAATTTAAGTACGTTTTCACAAACCGTTCACAAATGTCCGCATTACTGTGCACAAAGCAAAGCTCTCATTTTACCAGTTTGAAGTCAGAAATGAAATATCTGAAATAGTTTTCACTAGAAACACGGTCTGAAGGGAGGACGTTAACATATCTAATTGTATCTCTAAGATGAAAACTCCCAGAAGACATAACTGTAGCCTATTTGAATCATCCTCTCTAAAATAAAATAACCTATCCATGCTATTCTGTTCTCCCCAAAACATTAAGAAAGACAACTTTTGGGACAAATAAAACCCATTCTATTAAAAGATCTCAACTGGTTAAAgaccccgtgtgtgaaatccattgaaatcaagaTGAAAAACTGCGACTCTTCAGCGCCACGCAGttcaaagtattgcagctacggtggcccactcatgagtttgacagtATAATTcatttccaacctgtgtagcctaacccacacaaagcttaaaacgaGCTACACGACCGCTTTAAGAAAGTATTCATAATCAGGACTGTTTTATCAACCCACCAgctctgaaggaagcaagctggtTCTGTTAGATCTTGAAGCGGTCATGATTCACACACttaggaggggtgacgtcagccgggaggtcaggtgttgtgagaaattgtgttcccctgaaatattctgtatagca carries:
- the LOC139063689 gene encoding uncharacterized protein isoform X2, producing MEHLQLLRAFLLYLLTSHLSVARPLGSQCVDETFCTYNLQDYHSQLVNLPSHINERSIATWSYVENIDLNRVPPVIHEASCHSSRSCSGVDNTFGLETIPVTLRMPVLKKNPSCFPSAGYSVEFELITVACLCAVSRHT
- the LOC139063689 gene encoding uncharacterized protein isoform X1 — protein: MLVMGCVQLLRAFLLYLLTSHLSVARPLGSQCVDETFCTYNLQDYHSQLVNLPSHINERSIATWSYVENIDLNRVPPVIHEASCHSSRSCSGVDNTFGLETIPVTLRMPVLKKNPSCFPSAGYSVEFELITVACLCAVSRHT